The DNA window TAACTAAGCTAGCAAATTATACACCTCATCATGGACTGAGCCAATCTGCATTCATTTGCATTTTGCAATAATACAGCAGTAATAACTTCACTATATATTATGTCTTTTAAATACCTCATTGATTGCAATTAGCAGATATGTTTTAACTAGGCTAGGAAAGTGAATCAGTGAATGTTTATTCATCAAGGTCTCTTGATGAGGAGAAACCAACATTGCACTCTGAAAAATTATTTCTGCTTCAGAACATTTCTCAACTAACCTGTAAGTTGTGGCCCCTGTCTGATGAAGAAACCACATAGAAGTGAAGCTAATTGCCAGGCCCAGAAATCCACTCAATGTCATCACTAACCAGAAGGTGGGCAACCTCAACAGCAGTCTGCCAAATCAGTTTCAGATCCATAAGACTTCATTATAATAATCACATGACCgaaaataattaataacaaaaaatgaCAATAACCTAGAGTTTCTCATATGTCCAAGTAACATATATGCAGAGGTTAATCAAGGTCAAGATATGATTGTGCACATTATTACTCAAGCGGTAAGGATACATAGCAAACAAAATAAGATGACCATCAGAAATAAAAACCATGTAAATAGTCTCTTTGCTATGCAACAGTAAGGTTGCCCACATCCGCCTTTCTCAGAGCCTGCAACCATTGCAGGAGTCTAGTGCACAGTTTTCTTTGCTTATATAGAAAATTTAGCAACATACATGGGAGAGAACAGGGGAAAAAAACGAGGCTAATATATATCTGAGAAGTGAGAACATTGTCATAAGCTTATTTCCCATAACCTATGAATGGGCAATTGGTTCTATATTCCAAGGAGCTAGTGATTACAAAGGATAAAGCATCACATTAGTTCTATATTCTAATGAGCTAATGATTACAAATGATATTTGTATATAACTTTCAAATATATAAGAACAAAGTTGGTAGTATTGTAATTCATTCATAAATTCATATAGGTAGTTCAAGTGACTGaaggggagagaaaaaaaactcaCGTTCTGGATAGATAATCCACCTCATTGAAAGCAAACATGAGAATAATCCCCAGAGGCAGTGAAAGTGTGTTATTTAACAtcaccattgaaaactcgtTCAAGTTCCCAGATTTTGTTACTAGCTTTGCTGTATCCATGACCTTGCGTAGAGTCAGCTGCATCAATGGAATCCACCAGACAGTCAAAATTGATATGAAATAAAGaacataaaaataacaaatgataCACTACCATAAAGAAGAGTGAATCACATTAGTAAACCAAGGAATTTAAAGAATCTCTCTAATAACAAAACAGAAACACAAAAGGTAATGTAAAATGTTAAGCCACCTATGTTCAAAAGAAGCTCAcaaaagctcttcaatttgtCAGTTGCTTAAGATAACTCCATCCTTAAGCATTGTTTACACACACCTATGATGTATAGTGAGCCTAAGAAAACAATAAGCATGAATGTGCTAATTTCGGATCCTGCATGTTCTATTGCTGTTTCTCAATATCTCTAACAAAAAATGGATCCAGTATTTGGTATTTGAGAGATGAGAGTCTAAGACTAAGATTAGCACGGGACAAACAAACCTGACACTTAAAGCTTGGGTCCATCAATAACAATTTCATATGAAAGTGTAACAGCGGTTACAAGGCAACCTttaaattttcttgtgcataGTTAGCCAACTATTAGAAAAGTGACAACAAGCATGGTTTAATAACTGTACATTCCAGGTTTAGCTCCAATCCCAAGAGGCCAGTCCACAGGATTTTCTCATGTTCAGTGGTGCAGTGGTAGGCATATGTGGAAGGCGTCTGTATACACAAGGGGAGGCTGATCTCACCCAAAGGGTGAGGACACCTGCTGTTCTCAGAAAAAGAGTTGCAGTAGTGCAaggaaaaaatcaaaaccttcaaagtATGTACTCACAGAATATGATGCTGTTAAGAAACAATTCAAAATCTGCCATGCATAGCCAACAGCATGAAAAGATAGATCGGTGATCCCCCCAGAAATTGCCGAAATGATCTGCACAAAACAAATggcaaaattcacaaaacttggtAACTTGCAAAATCATGACATTTGCATAGCGCAAAAGTCAGGTGCAAAAACATAATATCGAACAATGGTTTTCAAGTAAGCATAGTAGCAGCTTATACAATGTCTTTAAAGTATTTTAATGTAACTTATTgttgtttgacatttttattCCATTGCACTGTCTGGGCGGCACCCCTTCGATGCCCATTAAAAAAGTTCTTTCACATTTTCTTGTAGAGAAATCCAAGAAGACGCAAGCAATAATCCAGAAGCTAAATTAAAGATCAAGAATGAGAATAATGTTACCATTAGAAATAGAGCAGTCCAGACTCTGTTGTCATGGTGCTTGTTAAATAGATACATCTCTCCAAGTGCAGTTATTACGTTTGTAACATTCTTTAGGACTGTGACCATGGCTACATTAATGTATTTCAAACTGCAGAAAGTAAGAAGGATGATGAACAAACTGACAACCATGTAAGAAAAATGGGGCAAAAACCAAGTTGATGTTGCATGCACTTCGGACAATCTATTTTTAGAAATATTCAATTAGCTCCAACACTGAAATTAAGGGTGAACCTTCGCCCGTTGATAGTTGCTCCATTGCCAGTTAGAGATCACAGGTTCAAAGGTTCAAATCAGAGAAAATATCTCTCAACGTTTTGTCTCCCCCAAACCCATCATCACCACGGCATACTAGTGCATTGTGTActgttttcatttttatatGTGAACATACTACAAAAGACCACAAGATTCCAATCCTTATCCAGTGCCTACTGGAAGTTGTAGCACACAAAGCCTGAGCACAACAGACTTTGGATCTGGTAAAAGATAATGGATCTTCGTTTGACATTTATGAGGCTCAAAGTCATATCAATGCGACATGGGATCTTGGACATTTCTAAGTTTTCTATTGTGGGCTGGTTGTTTTCGAAATATTCTCTTATTCTAACTTACACCAAGATGGAGTGGGATTCCTATTATATTTAACTGGTTAACTCCATGGTCCATGCTGACTAAATAGTGACCAAAAGATAGTGGACAACTGCTTTAACTTATGCATTAGGTTGGATCTTCCTTTGACATTTATGAGGCTCAAAGCCTCAAACTCATTTCTATGTGATGTGGAATCTTGGACATTTCTAAGTTTTCTATTGTAGGCTGGCTGTTTTCCATATATTCTCTTAATCTAACTTACATCAAGATGGAGTGGGATTCCTATTCCTATTCCTATTTAACTGATTAACTCCATGGTCCATGCTGACTCAATAGTGACCAAAAGATAGTGGACAACTGCTTTAACATATGCATTAGGTTAAGAGCTTCCACCATTGAGCTTGGCCATTCATGAAGTAAATATTTTTAGGCATTAAGTGCATAATAAACAAGGACCAAGAAAACTACATACCGAAATGCAATCCATACCTTAGCATGCTTGTAATGAGCATCCCAACAAATAAAACATTCACGGGCAACCAGACCTTTATTAATCTCCATGTTAGTGGTTCTGTTGATATAAGACCCATAAAACTCAACATTGACACTATAATCACCGATATAAGATTCTGCATACATAGAAGTTTAATTAGCTTATGCAACAACAAAAAGTGTTCCCAAATCATAAGATTATATGGCACTCAAATAAGCAACATAAAATTATagcaaagaaacaaaaggatCAAACTCTGTTTTGAATAAGGAATATCACATGTGGACCTATTACCTGGTACAGCATCAAGAAAATCCCAGCATTGAAATCATAGCTGGAAAGCACAAACTTATTGACCAATATCATACTGCAGGAGGAAATGCAATATGCAATTCCAGACAGCAAGGCCTGATTGTGTAATTTGACTACTTTGTTACTGCGAGTTGCTTTATCTCTATCCTTTGGCGACTTACCACCTTCCAAGTCAATTTCATCGTTTTCATGGGACTTCATTGTAAATGATGATCtgtatgaaaaaataaataaaaggaatCAGTCATAGGCAAAAATTACAGCTCTGTCACACTATAGTTTTACTGTCTCGAACAGATGCATGGGATAACTTGAAGGTCACTAGGGTATAATGGACCAGAAACTTCACCTATCAATTCAATTAAAGCAAAGagtttccataaaaaaaatgtcGCCAATATAGTGCACAACTGGAATGGCACTCAGCCTTTCATCATTGGTCATTCTAATACTCCTGATGAAAACATATATCAATGCCCCAGATTTGTAAACCCAAAAGATTGAGCCCAGAAAAGGGAAACACATGCTTACTTTTAGATTGAGATATTACTGAGAAAGCAAGGCTTACCTAACGTAAAGAAACATACTAAAGCAGGTGCAGGTAATCAGGTTACAGAACATTAAGTTGGTAGGTTAGTTGAGAATACGCTCACCTGTTCATTGCTTCCCTTCTTAAAGGACTGGAAGTTTGATCTAGCACCCCATTTGACTTGTCAAATATGAGGCCCCGTTCACCATTTCTGGTCAACTTCTCTGCATCTTCCATCAGACTATTCCTGTTTAAAGACTAGCAGAATCAAGCGAGCCACCTAAAGACATTGGTCTGCAACATAGAAGTGGATTAAGCAGTCATTCCATGTCCGAACTATGAAAACAGTAAAATAGGAGAGTCCAGCAGAGAGAATAGAAATCGCAGAAGGAAGATCCTAGATCATCTCAAGTTTCAAGAAACAACGTGCCAGTATGGATCGGACTAAATGGTCAGAAACGATTGAACAAAAAAAGGAGAAGTACCGCTATGAAAAGGACTCACGGCCTTGATGCCATTGCAGTAGCAGGCTCCCATTCAAACACAGACCTCAATCCAATTCCTAACCTAACCGGAGCACGAAAGAGATCACCTACCAGAGTGCCTTCGATTGGTCGCGCGAAAGGAAGTTATTACGATTTACGGGTGATTCTTCGTGGGTTTTCGCTCTGCTGCAAAGGCAAATGGATCAGGCGTTAAAAAGAAATGAGCTGCCTGTTTTGACTTTCGATTCAACAATTGAAGAGGGTATTTTCGTAACTTTAGGAACTCACACACTCATCCCAACACCTCCCCCAAACAGGGCCTTAAGTATAATTGTGCGCCGAGCTCTTGACGCACCATAAGATGTCTCCACACCTTTCGTCGCCCCTTGCCATTTTCAAATGTTCCAactagtttctctctcttgcattcaaatttcaattttttaaaggttttttgactaatttgtttattgatgcttttcaaaatcttttttttgaCGGAGGATTCAAACCTGATCATTAAGAGGATACACACAATTCTTATCACTTCAATTAATGACTCGAGTGTTCTTTTAGAAATCATATTTTGATGAGattagataattaattaataagctTCGTAACCCCAAAAATTGCATTCCATCATGTTTTTGGAGGCTCACTTTGAGTACGATAATTTATGCCCAAATATATCTAAAATTACCATATTTATGCttcgaatataacttgatttatatatatcctTAAAAATCACTtactcaaaattttgatgagatTCTCATACATTTCATGTGGCAGATAGAGCAATGGTTAGTCTAACTTAGACCTGGGGATTAGGGTAAGGAGTAACGACTCATTCACGCAGTAGGGCAGTAACActatgggcttgtttgggaatgttgtgaggtgctgtgaggtgtggtgtggtgctgtgagttataaaactgtggtgctgtgaggtgagttgaaacgcaaaatgCTGTTTGGCAcataacttttaaaactgtggtgcggtgcgtttgacgtatcaaaattacatttatattagatgactaataatattaatataaaatcactcaaggtttaccttgtacattaatctaaaatacaataattgacctaatttgattacgtaggacaaatTAACATATAatgtaagtgtttgggagtgtggtgaggtgtggtgaggtgctgtgagataaaaagttgtggtgctgtgaggtgagttagaacgcaaaagctgtttggcgtgtcacaaaaacctgtggtgctgtgaagtgtgttgcaactgaacacagttacaacacactgccaaacacatACTATATTGACTAGGTCAATGGGGGTTCTGTTGTGGGATGTTGAAGATATGCACCATTATAATATCATCTCAATATGGGTATGTTAAAGGACCCAATTCACATAAAAGTAGTCAACTAAAAGATGAAACCATATGGTCCAACAGAGCCAAAGGTTAGCTACACATCCACTATTTAGTGTATAATACATGATGCCTTACCTTATCAACTCTGAAGATGATCTCAGCACCACTAATTCTGAGTATTGTCTCTGGACTCTggttgatataaaaaaaatggcatTTTTTATCAAGAATTTATCTGGTTGATGTAAGAGGATTGTCTGGCTCTAATAAAACCCATAATGCTTGCTCCACCACCTTGCTTGACAATTCTCCCATTTTCCATATAAAAAGCCCCATCTGCAAACTCAAGTTCTTCCAATCTATGGGTCACCCATAAGGCTGTAATTTCTCCAGATGCACTTAAAGAGTTTTTGACTGCCTTAATCACCCCGAACTGGAAACAAATAGCAAACCATTGTGAGCGGAATAAGTTGATCttgccaacaaaacaaaaaaaaaaaaaggcaaaggaGAAAAGAATGGTTAAGAAAGGTGCTGCTCCCTGGAGTCTTAACTCTAATAATGTATAATGGAGGTACTCACCAAATACTGCAGCAAGCATGGTTCTGAGGCTAGGATTTCCATTGGTGTGGGGGGTGGGATTAAAGCAATTTTGTGAAGACAGGATATTATGATGAACAAGAAGCAAAGATGAAGGTTGTCGCCATTACCATTAAATATAAGAAAGTAGCATGTACATGCACATACGAGGAACAAGAAAGCAAACTATAAACTCAGGGATTTACAGgaatctttcttttcctttttcttttggggTCGGGGGCAGGGAGTGAGAATGGGTTAATTAGTTCAAAAACCATTGTGAAAAGAAGGTAAATCTACGGGGAGATGAGATATGTGATTCTCCAAAACATACATTGTCTATTAAGCATATCCAGCGAATCATCATGAAAACTGCAACTTTTcaccaaagaaaaaggaagaagaagaaaaaggagcaAAACAAACAATGATAGAAACTTCTAAAGTGGCAAAACAAAACTAAGCTTAAGAA is part of the Tripterygium wilfordii isolate XIE 37 chromosome 7, ASM1340144v1, whole genome shotgun sequence genome and encodes:
- the LOC120001742 gene encoding GDP-mannose transporter GONST1 codes for the protein MEDAEKLTRNGERGLIFDKSNGVLDQTSSPLRREAMNRSSFTMKSHENDEIDLEGGKSPKDRDKATRSNKVVKLHNQALLSGIAYCISSCSMILVNKFVLSSYDFNAGIFLMLYQNLISVIIVSMLSFMGLISTEPLTWRLIKVWLPVNVLFVGMLITSMLSLKYINVAMVTVLKNVTNVITALGEMYLFNKHHDNRVWTALFLMIISAISGGITDLSFHAVGYAWQILNCFLTASYSLTLRKVMDTAKLVTKSGNLNEFSMVMLNNTLSLPLGIILMFAFNEVDYLSRTLLLRLPTFWLVMTLSGFLGLAISFTSMWFLHQTGATTYSLVGSLNKIPLSVAGILLFHVPTSLENATSIFFGLLAGVFFARAKLRERSQPEK